A window of Zingiber officinale cultivar Zhangliang chromosome 5A, Zo_v1.1, whole genome shotgun sequence contains these coding sequences:
- the LOC121979672 gene encoding uncharacterized protein LOC121979672 produces the protein MDLKLTGSEKGRRLPSKAHLRALFGPCKNWVMHPMHMALMAWAFVVAAGLTVVLLFMSGGMDGAVPERSERTRWTEITNQILNALFTIMCIYQHPRLCHHLVLLCRWLPEDAAEVRKVYCKKNANAGARRSDGRGHMAFVVVLLHLTCLCQYGQCGLYWGYSSDDRPTWLQIVLMAVGILSPAVASVYVAFGPLGSKLDEEFEISSSRRHERKEDAGREWAGGLFDCGDDLAGASLSLFCTCCVFGWNMERLGLGNKYVHAAVFVLLCFAPLLVFTTTASRIDDGVVKILMGVAGALLCFCGLLYGGFWRTQMRQRFDLKGDPSCCRCSPTAADYLRWLLCWPCAVAQEVRTGNLYDGVEESRERDLEERSRSLAAPANGGAAGNGRFGDVTIDNDEEKDASKAPPVQQLIQQEGDLRN, from the coding sequence ATGGATTTAAAGTTGACTGGTTCAGAAAAAGGCCGTCGCTTGCCCTCCAAGGCTCACTTGCGAGCTCTGTTTGGCCCCTGCAAGAACTGGGTCATGCACCCCATGCACATGGCGCTCATGGCGTGGGCCTTCGTCGTCGCCGCGGGTCTCACCGTCGTCTTGCTCTTCATGTCGGGGGGCATGGACGGCGCCGTGCCGGAGAGGTCGGAGAGGACGCGGTGGACCGAGATCACCAACCAGATTCTCAACGCCCTCTTCACTATCATGTGCATCTACCAGCACCCGAGGCTGTGCCACCACCTGGTACTCCTCTGCCGCTGGCTGCCGGAGGACGCCGCCGAGGTGAGGAAGGTCTACTGCAAGAAGAACGCTAACGCCGGCGCTCGGCGGAGCGACGGGAGGGGTCACATGGCGTTCGTCGTCGTGCTTCTCCACCTCACTTGCTTGTGTCAGTACGGCCAATGCGGGCTCTACTGGGGCTATTCCTCCGACGACCGGCCGACGTGGCTACAGATCGTCTTGATGGCGGTTGGAATCTTGTCGCCGGCGGTGGCCAGCGTCTACGTCGCCTTCGGCCCCCTTGGAAGCAAACTCGATGAGGAATTTGAGATTTCGTCATCGAGGAGACACGAAAGAAAGGAGGACGCGGGCCGGGAGTGGGCTGGCGGCCTCTTCGACTGCGGCGACGACCTTGCCGGCGCCTCGCTATCGCTCTTCTGCACCTGCTGCGTGTTCGGGTGGAACATGGAGCGGCTGGGACTCGGGAACAAGTACGTCCACGCCGCCGTGTTCGTGCTGCTCTGCTTCGCTCCCCTGCTTGTGTTTACTACGACGGCGAGCCGCATCGATGACGGCGTAGTGAAAATCCTGATGGGAGTCGCCGGGGCGCTGCTCTGCTTCTGCGGGTTGCTCTACGGTGGGTTTTGGAGGACGCAAATGAGGCAAAGGTTCGATCTCAAGGGTGATCCTTCGTGCTGCAGGTGTTCGCCGACGGCTGCGGACTACCTGCGTTGGCTGCTTTGCTGGCCGTGCGCGGTGGCGCAGGAGGTGCGGACGGGGAATTTGTACGACGGCGTCGAAGAGAGCAGGGAAAGGGACTTGGAGGAGAGATCGAGGTCGTTGGCGGCGCCGGCGAATGGAGGTGCAGCAGGAAATGGAAGATTCGGAGACGTCACGATCGACAACGACGAGGAGAAAGATGCTTCTAAAGCGCCGCCAGTTCAGCAGTTGATTCAGCAAGAAGGCGATCTAAGAAATTGA
- the LOC121980648 gene encoding general transcription and DNA repair factor IIH helicase subunit XPB1-like isoform X1 translates to MAGGDGERGRPMKKLKTISSSSKATRIMEEEDFDDYGNHFDDDTRDGVKSEREIKKRDFTQLELKPDHVNRPLWACGDGRIILETFSPLYKQAYDFLMAIAEPVCRPESMHEYNLTPHSLYAAVSVGLETETIISVMNKLSKSKLPSEIIDFIRGSTANYGKVKLVLKKNRYFVESPFPEVLKRLRKDKVISSAQIKFEDSHGVHEDLLNQAELATAIEKETHSFEIDPSQVENVKQRCLPNALNYPMLEEYDYRNDTVNPDLNIALKPQAQQRPYQQISLSKMFRNGRARSGIIVLPCGAGKSLVGVSAACRVKKSCLCLATNAVSVDQWAFQFKLWSTIEDENISCFTSDNKEKFRGSAGVVVTTYNMIAFGGKRSKDSEKIIEEIRNREWGLLLMDEVHVVPAHMFRKVISITKSHCKLGLTATLVREDERITDLNFLIGPKLYEANWLDLVKEGFIANVQCAEVWCPMTKEFFAEYLKKENSKKKQALYVMNPNKFRACEFLIRFHEQQRGDKVIVFADNLFALTAYAMKLQKPMIYGATSHSERTRILEAFKSSRDVNTIFLSKVGDNSIDIPEANVIIQISSHAGSRRQEAQRLGRILRAKGRLQDRMAGGKEVYNAFFYSLVSTDTQEMYYSTKRQQFLIDQGYSFKVITILPPPNLGAELSYHSLDEQTELLNKVLNAGDDMVGPEQLLEDSGDITAIKRKRSAGSMSAFSGANGMVYMEYTTGKNKQGRGSKSKPKDPSKRHALFKKRFAP, encoded by the exons ATGGCAGGTGGCGACG GAGAAAGAGGTCGCCCGATGAAGAAGCTGAAGACCATCTCTTCCTCGTCTAAG GCAACTCGTATTATGGAAGAAGAGGATTTCGATGACTATGGGAATCATTTCGACGATGATACCCGAGATGGTGTTAAGA GTGAGAGGGAGATTAAGAAGAGGGATTTCACCCAACTGGAGCTGAAGCCTGATCACGTGAACAGGCCTCTATGGGCCTGCGGTGATGGCCGGATCATTCTGGAAACGTTCTCGCCTCTCTACAAGCAAGCCTACGATTTCCTCATGGCTATCGCCGAACCTGTCTGCAG ACCGGAATCAATGCACGAGTATAATTTGACGCCACACTCTCTCTATGCTGCGGTTTCTGTGGGTCTGGAGACTGAGACCATTATTAGTGTCATGAACAAGCTGTCGAAATCTAAGTTGCCATCTGAGATAATAGACTTTATCCGTGGATCGACTGCTAATTATGGAAAAGTTAAGCTTGTGTTGAAAAAGAATCGATATTTTGTTGAGTCACCATTTCCAGAG GTATTGAAGAGATTGCGCAAGGACAAAGTTATATCGAGCGCTCAGATTAAATTTGAG GATTCACACGGTGTTCATGAAGACTTATTGAATCAGGCGGAGTTAGCTACTGCAATAGAGAAGGAAACTCATTCATTTGAGATAGACCCTTCTCAG GTGGAAAATGTGAAGCAACGATGTTTGCCTAATGCTCTAAACTATCCTATGCTCGAGGAATATGACTATCGAAATGATACA GTGAACCCTGATTTGAATATAGCATTGAAACCTCAAGCACAACAAAGACCATATCAACAAATAAGTCTCAGTAAGATGTTTCGCAATG GACGAGCTAGGTCTGGTATCATTGTGTTACCTTGTGGCGCTGGGAAGTCTCTGGTGGGTGTTTCTGCTGCTTGCCGCGTAAAAAAGAGTTGCCTTTGCTTGGCTACAAACGCCGTTTCTGTGGATCAATGGGCTTTTCAGTTTAAGCTCTGGTCCACCATAGAAGATGAGAACATAAGTTGCTTCACATCTGATAATAAAGAAAAATTTCGTGGGTCGGCTGGTGTAGTTGTGACCACCTACAACATGATAGCTTTTGGTGGGAAGAGATCTAAGGATTCTGAGAAAATCATTGAAGAAATACGAAATAGAGAATGGGGACTACTACTTATGGATGAG GTTCATGTTGTTCCAGCACATATGTTTCGTAAAGTAATTAGCATCACCAAATCTCATTGCAAACTTGGACTTACTG CAACACTTGTGAGAGAAGATGAACGAATCacagacttgaattttcttattGGACCAAAGCTGTATGAGGCAAACTGGTTGGATTTGGTAAAAGAAGGATTTATTGCTAATGTCCAGTGTGCTGAAGTCTGGTGTCCTATGACCAAGGAGTTTTTTGCAGAATATTTGAAGAAAGAGAATTCAAAGAAAAAACAG GCACTATATGTGATGAATCCGAATAAGTTCAGAGCTTGTGAATTTCTTATTCGCTTTCATGAGCAGCAACGTGGAGATAAAGTTATAGTTTTTGCTGATAATTTGTTTGCATTGACTGCATATGCAATGAAGCTCCAAAAGCCCATGATCTATGGTGCAACCAG cCATAGTGAGAGAACTAGGATTCTTGAAGCTTTCAAGAGTAGTCGTGATGTTAATACAATCTTCTTGTCCAAG GTTGGTGACAACTCAATTGATATTCCAGAAGCCAATGTGATAATACAGATTTCATCCCATGCTGGTTCACGACGTCAGGAAGCTCAACGTTTGGGTCGTATTCTTAGGGCTAAG GGGCGACTGCAAGATAGAATGGCAGGTGGAAAAGAAGTATACAATGCTTTCTTCTATTCTCTTGTTTCCACGGATACTCAG GAAATGTATTACTCTACTAAAAGGCAGCAATTCTTAATTGATCAAGGGTATAGCTTCAAG GTAATCACTATCTTGCCGCCTCCTAATTTAGGCGCTGAACTCAGTTATCATAGCCTTGATGAGCAAACCGAACTactgaacaag GTGCTGAATGCTGGTGACGACATGGTGGGTCCGGAGCAGTTGCTGGAGGATTCAGGTGATATAACAGCTATCAAGCGCAAGCGTTCTGCGGGCTCAATGAGTGCTTTCTCTGGAGCAAATGGAATGGTCTATATGGAATACAC caCTGGGAAGAACAAACAAGGACGTGGTTCGAAATCGAAACCAAAGGACCCGTCAAAGAGACACGCGTTGTTCAAAAAGCGATTTGCTCCTTGA
- the LOC121980648 gene encoding general transcription and DNA repair factor IIH helicase subunit XPB1-like isoform X2: MAGGDGERGRPMKKLKTISSSSKATRIMEEEDFDDYGNHFDDDTRDGEREIKKRDFTQLELKPDHVNRPLWACGDGRIILETFSPLYKQAYDFLMAIAEPVCRPESMHEYNLTPHSLYAAVSVGLETETIISVMNKLSKSKLPSEIIDFIRGSTANYGKVKLVLKKNRYFVESPFPEVLKRLRKDKVISSAQIKFEDSHGVHEDLLNQAELATAIEKETHSFEIDPSQVENVKQRCLPNALNYPMLEEYDYRNDTVNPDLNIALKPQAQQRPYQQISLSKMFRNGRARSGIIVLPCGAGKSLVGVSAACRVKKSCLCLATNAVSVDQWAFQFKLWSTIEDENISCFTSDNKEKFRGSAGVVVTTYNMIAFGGKRSKDSEKIIEEIRNREWGLLLMDEVHVVPAHMFRKVISITKSHCKLGLTATLVREDERITDLNFLIGPKLYEANWLDLVKEGFIANVQCAEVWCPMTKEFFAEYLKKENSKKKQALYVMNPNKFRACEFLIRFHEQQRGDKVIVFADNLFALTAYAMKLQKPMIYGATSHSERTRILEAFKSSRDVNTIFLSKVGDNSIDIPEANVIIQISSHAGSRRQEAQRLGRILRAKGRLQDRMAGGKEVYNAFFYSLVSTDTQEMYYSTKRQQFLIDQGYSFKVITILPPPNLGAELSYHSLDEQTELLNKVLNAGDDMVGPEQLLEDSGDITAIKRKRSAGSMSAFSGANGMVYMEYTTGKNKQGRGSKSKPKDPSKRHALFKKRFAP; this comes from the exons ATGGCAGGTGGCGACG GAGAAAGAGGTCGCCCGATGAAGAAGCTGAAGACCATCTCTTCCTCGTCTAAG GCAACTCGTATTATGGAAGAAGAGGATTTCGATGACTATGGGAATCATTTCGACGATGATACCCGAGATG GTGAGAGGGAGATTAAGAAGAGGGATTTCACCCAACTGGAGCTGAAGCCTGATCACGTGAACAGGCCTCTATGGGCCTGCGGTGATGGCCGGATCATTCTGGAAACGTTCTCGCCTCTCTACAAGCAAGCCTACGATTTCCTCATGGCTATCGCCGAACCTGTCTGCAG ACCGGAATCAATGCACGAGTATAATTTGACGCCACACTCTCTCTATGCTGCGGTTTCTGTGGGTCTGGAGACTGAGACCATTATTAGTGTCATGAACAAGCTGTCGAAATCTAAGTTGCCATCTGAGATAATAGACTTTATCCGTGGATCGACTGCTAATTATGGAAAAGTTAAGCTTGTGTTGAAAAAGAATCGATATTTTGTTGAGTCACCATTTCCAGAG GTATTGAAGAGATTGCGCAAGGACAAAGTTATATCGAGCGCTCAGATTAAATTTGAG GATTCACACGGTGTTCATGAAGACTTATTGAATCAGGCGGAGTTAGCTACTGCAATAGAGAAGGAAACTCATTCATTTGAGATAGACCCTTCTCAG GTGGAAAATGTGAAGCAACGATGTTTGCCTAATGCTCTAAACTATCCTATGCTCGAGGAATATGACTATCGAAATGATACA GTGAACCCTGATTTGAATATAGCATTGAAACCTCAAGCACAACAAAGACCATATCAACAAATAAGTCTCAGTAAGATGTTTCGCAATG GACGAGCTAGGTCTGGTATCATTGTGTTACCTTGTGGCGCTGGGAAGTCTCTGGTGGGTGTTTCTGCTGCTTGCCGCGTAAAAAAGAGTTGCCTTTGCTTGGCTACAAACGCCGTTTCTGTGGATCAATGGGCTTTTCAGTTTAAGCTCTGGTCCACCATAGAAGATGAGAACATAAGTTGCTTCACATCTGATAATAAAGAAAAATTTCGTGGGTCGGCTGGTGTAGTTGTGACCACCTACAACATGATAGCTTTTGGTGGGAAGAGATCTAAGGATTCTGAGAAAATCATTGAAGAAATACGAAATAGAGAATGGGGACTACTACTTATGGATGAG GTTCATGTTGTTCCAGCACATATGTTTCGTAAAGTAATTAGCATCACCAAATCTCATTGCAAACTTGGACTTACTG CAACACTTGTGAGAGAAGATGAACGAATCacagacttgaattttcttattGGACCAAAGCTGTATGAGGCAAACTGGTTGGATTTGGTAAAAGAAGGATTTATTGCTAATGTCCAGTGTGCTGAAGTCTGGTGTCCTATGACCAAGGAGTTTTTTGCAGAATATTTGAAGAAAGAGAATTCAAAGAAAAAACAG GCACTATATGTGATGAATCCGAATAAGTTCAGAGCTTGTGAATTTCTTATTCGCTTTCATGAGCAGCAACGTGGAGATAAAGTTATAGTTTTTGCTGATAATTTGTTTGCATTGACTGCATATGCAATGAAGCTCCAAAAGCCCATGATCTATGGTGCAACCAG cCATAGTGAGAGAACTAGGATTCTTGAAGCTTTCAAGAGTAGTCGTGATGTTAATACAATCTTCTTGTCCAAG GTTGGTGACAACTCAATTGATATTCCAGAAGCCAATGTGATAATACAGATTTCATCCCATGCTGGTTCACGACGTCAGGAAGCTCAACGTTTGGGTCGTATTCTTAGGGCTAAG GGGCGACTGCAAGATAGAATGGCAGGTGGAAAAGAAGTATACAATGCTTTCTTCTATTCTCTTGTTTCCACGGATACTCAG GAAATGTATTACTCTACTAAAAGGCAGCAATTCTTAATTGATCAAGGGTATAGCTTCAAG GTAATCACTATCTTGCCGCCTCCTAATTTAGGCGCTGAACTCAGTTATCATAGCCTTGATGAGCAAACCGAACTactgaacaag GTGCTGAATGCTGGTGACGACATGGTGGGTCCGGAGCAGTTGCTGGAGGATTCAGGTGATATAACAGCTATCAAGCGCAAGCGTTCTGCGGGCTCAATGAGTGCTTTCTCTGGAGCAAATGGAATGGTCTATATGGAATACAC caCTGGGAAGAACAAACAAGGACGTGGTTCGAAATCGAAACCAAAGGACCCGTCAAAGAGACACGCGTTGTTCAAAAAGCGATTTGCTCCTTGA
- the LOC121980648 gene encoding general transcription and DNA repair factor IIH helicase subunit XPB1-like isoform X3 encodes MAGERGRPMKKLKTISSSSKATRIMEEEDFDDYGNHFDDDTRDGVKSEREIKKRDFTQLELKPDHVNRPLWACGDGRIILETFSPLYKQAYDFLMAIAEPVCRPESMHEYNLTPHSLYAAVSVGLETETIISVMNKLSKSKLPSEIIDFIRGSTANYGKVKLVLKKNRYFVESPFPEVLKRLRKDKVISSAQIKFEDSHGVHEDLLNQAELATAIEKETHSFEIDPSQVENVKQRCLPNALNYPMLEEYDYRNDTVNPDLNIALKPQAQQRPYQQISLSKMFRNGRARSGIIVLPCGAGKSLVGVSAACRVKKSCLCLATNAVSVDQWAFQFKLWSTIEDENISCFTSDNKEKFRGSAGVVVTTYNMIAFGGKRSKDSEKIIEEIRNREWGLLLMDEVHVVPAHMFRKVISITKSHCKLGLTATLVREDERITDLNFLIGPKLYEANWLDLVKEGFIANVQCAEVWCPMTKEFFAEYLKKENSKKKQALYVMNPNKFRACEFLIRFHEQQRGDKVIVFADNLFALTAYAMKLQKPMIYGATSHSERTRILEAFKSSRDVNTIFLSKVGDNSIDIPEANVIIQISSHAGSRRQEAQRLGRILRAKGRLQDRMAGGKEVYNAFFYSLVSTDTQEMYYSTKRQQFLIDQGYSFKVITILPPPNLGAELSYHSLDEQTELLNKVLNAGDDMVGPEQLLEDSGDITAIKRKRSAGSMSAFSGANGMVYMEYTTGKNKQGRGSKSKPKDPSKRHALFKKRFAP; translated from the exons ATGGCAG GAGAAAGAGGTCGCCCGATGAAGAAGCTGAAGACCATCTCTTCCTCGTCTAAG GCAACTCGTATTATGGAAGAAGAGGATTTCGATGACTATGGGAATCATTTCGACGATGATACCCGAGATGGTGTTAAGA GTGAGAGGGAGATTAAGAAGAGGGATTTCACCCAACTGGAGCTGAAGCCTGATCACGTGAACAGGCCTCTATGGGCCTGCGGTGATGGCCGGATCATTCTGGAAACGTTCTCGCCTCTCTACAAGCAAGCCTACGATTTCCTCATGGCTATCGCCGAACCTGTCTGCAG ACCGGAATCAATGCACGAGTATAATTTGACGCCACACTCTCTCTATGCTGCGGTTTCTGTGGGTCTGGAGACTGAGACCATTATTAGTGTCATGAACAAGCTGTCGAAATCTAAGTTGCCATCTGAGATAATAGACTTTATCCGTGGATCGACTGCTAATTATGGAAAAGTTAAGCTTGTGTTGAAAAAGAATCGATATTTTGTTGAGTCACCATTTCCAGAG GTATTGAAGAGATTGCGCAAGGACAAAGTTATATCGAGCGCTCAGATTAAATTTGAG GATTCACACGGTGTTCATGAAGACTTATTGAATCAGGCGGAGTTAGCTACTGCAATAGAGAAGGAAACTCATTCATTTGAGATAGACCCTTCTCAG GTGGAAAATGTGAAGCAACGATGTTTGCCTAATGCTCTAAACTATCCTATGCTCGAGGAATATGACTATCGAAATGATACA GTGAACCCTGATTTGAATATAGCATTGAAACCTCAAGCACAACAAAGACCATATCAACAAATAAGTCTCAGTAAGATGTTTCGCAATG GACGAGCTAGGTCTGGTATCATTGTGTTACCTTGTGGCGCTGGGAAGTCTCTGGTGGGTGTTTCTGCTGCTTGCCGCGTAAAAAAGAGTTGCCTTTGCTTGGCTACAAACGCCGTTTCTGTGGATCAATGGGCTTTTCAGTTTAAGCTCTGGTCCACCATAGAAGATGAGAACATAAGTTGCTTCACATCTGATAATAAAGAAAAATTTCGTGGGTCGGCTGGTGTAGTTGTGACCACCTACAACATGATAGCTTTTGGTGGGAAGAGATCTAAGGATTCTGAGAAAATCATTGAAGAAATACGAAATAGAGAATGGGGACTACTACTTATGGATGAG GTTCATGTTGTTCCAGCACATATGTTTCGTAAAGTAATTAGCATCACCAAATCTCATTGCAAACTTGGACTTACTG CAACACTTGTGAGAGAAGATGAACGAATCacagacttgaattttcttattGGACCAAAGCTGTATGAGGCAAACTGGTTGGATTTGGTAAAAGAAGGATTTATTGCTAATGTCCAGTGTGCTGAAGTCTGGTGTCCTATGACCAAGGAGTTTTTTGCAGAATATTTGAAGAAAGAGAATTCAAAGAAAAAACAG GCACTATATGTGATGAATCCGAATAAGTTCAGAGCTTGTGAATTTCTTATTCGCTTTCATGAGCAGCAACGTGGAGATAAAGTTATAGTTTTTGCTGATAATTTGTTTGCATTGACTGCATATGCAATGAAGCTCCAAAAGCCCATGATCTATGGTGCAACCAG cCATAGTGAGAGAACTAGGATTCTTGAAGCTTTCAAGAGTAGTCGTGATGTTAATACAATCTTCTTGTCCAAG GTTGGTGACAACTCAATTGATATTCCAGAAGCCAATGTGATAATACAGATTTCATCCCATGCTGGTTCACGACGTCAGGAAGCTCAACGTTTGGGTCGTATTCTTAGGGCTAAG GGGCGACTGCAAGATAGAATGGCAGGTGGAAAAGAAGTATACAATGCTTTCTTCTATTCTCTTGTTTCCACGGATACTCAG GAAATGTATTACTCTACTAAAAGGCAGCAATTCTTAATTGATCAAGGGTATAGCTTCAAG GTAATCACTATCTTGCCGCCTCCTAATTTAGGCGCTGAACTCAGTTATCATAGCCTTGATGAGCAAACCGAACTactgaacaag GTGCTGAATGCTGGTGACGACATGGTGGGTCCGGAGCAGTTGCTGGAGGATTCAGGTGATATAACAGCTATCAAGCGCAAGCGTTCTGCGGGCTCAATGAGTGCTTTCTCTGGAGCAAATGGAATGGTCTATATGGAATACAC caCTGGGAAGAACAAACAAGGACGTGGTTCGAAATCGAAACCAAAGGACCCGTCAAAGAGACACGCGTTGTTCAAAAAGCGATTTGCTCCTTGA